In the genome of Devosia rhizoryzae, the window CGATCAGCTCGTGCAGTGCATTCTGGTAATGATCCTTGAAGACCCCGGCATCGAATGGCGCGGTCTTTTTCTCGATCAGCGCCGTGGCGACCTCGAGCAGGTCAGGCTCGGCCTTTTTGCTCGAAATGGTCGAAAAGAAGCTGTCCGATTTGCGGATCTCGTCTTCATAATGGAGCGTCTCGAGCATCAGCCCGGTGCCGCTCGGCTTGATGGCCGCAAGGTATTCCTTGCCGCGCATCGAGAGCTGGCCCAGCCCCACTTTTTGGCTGTTGCGCAACGCGTCACGGATGACGCGGAAAGCGTCTTCCGCCAGCTCGTCGGTTGGCACGACGAAATAGGATTTGTCGAAATAGATCGGGTCGATCTCGCAGGCGCCAACGAACTGCGTCAGCTCCATGGTCTTGCGCGTTTCGAGCCGCACGGCGTCGATTTCGTCATCGGTAAGAAGGACGTACTCGCCCTTTTCATATTCGAACCCCTTGATGATCTCGTCGGCATCGACCGGACCGACGCCTTCGACCACTTTCTCATAGTGGACGCGCTTGCCGGTCGGCTCGTGGATCTGGTTGAAGCTCGGCTTGGCGCCGGTTTTGGCAGCGCTGAACAACTCGACGGGGATGGACACCAGCGACAGGCGGAGCTGGCCTTTCCAGATGGGACGCGAAGCAGGCATGGCCGATCCTCAGGGGTGCGGAATTTGCGACTCAACGCCGGATGTTCGCCCGCGTTCCGAGTCACGTTTTCGAGGTTGAGGAACGCTTGGCGCCGCCAATCATTCTGCGCCCGAATGAGGCTCATGCCATGAGATTTGCGCACCAGGTGTTTGATCGTATGCGGGCCGACGAAATTGGTCCTGCCCCAACCCTTGCCTTTTCCTCCGACGACAGCCCCGGCTGGCATCGGGTCAAGCGCGGCAAAGGGGTGAGCTATGTCGATGAAGACGGCAACAAGCCCGAAGAGCATGATCTTGCCCGCATCCGGGCCCTCGCCATTCCCCCCGCCTGGTCCGACGTCTGGATCTGCAAGGATCAGTGCGGGCATATCCAGGCCACCGGCCGCGATGAAAAAGGCCGCAAGCAGTACCGCTACCATGCCGAATGGACGCAGCTGCGCTCGACCAACAAGTTCGAGACGCTGCCCGCCTTCGCCAAGGTGCTGCCGAGCCTCCGCGCCCAGGTCGAGAGCGACCTCCGCCGCCGCAGCCTCTGCTTCGAACGCGTCGTCGCCTCGGTGGTCTGGCTGCTCGATCATAGCTTGATCCGCGTCGGCAACGCCGCCTATGCCCGGCAGAACAAGAGCTTTGGCCTAACGACCCTGCGCACCAAGCATGTCGACATCACCGGCCACAAGCTGCACTTCCAGTTCAAGGGCAAGTCGGGCAAGCAGTGGAACCTCCATCTTGCCGATCGCCGCATTGCCAATACGCTGAAGTCGCTGCAGGACATTCCGGGCCAGCACCTTTTCACCTACGAATGCGACACCGGCTACTCGACGATCTCTTCGCGCGACGTCAACGACTACCTTGCCGCCTTTGCCGGCCCCGACTTTACGGCCAAGCATTTCCGCACCTGGGCGGGCACGGTGCGCGCCTTCGGGCTTTTTGCCGATACCGGGGTGCCGGAGACCAAGACGGCGCAGAACCGCGCGATGAACGCCATCATCGACCAGGTGGCGGCGCGGCTTGGCAATACGAGAGCAGTGTGCCGCTCGGCCTATATTCACCCGGCGCTTGGCGAGACCTGGCTCAAGGGCGAGCTGCACCGATCCGGCCGGTTGAAGCCGATCGAGGGTCTCGACGAAGACGAAGTCGAAACCGCCGCCTTCCTGCGCAAGCTCGACAAATAGGCAAAAGAAAAAGGCCGGTGTTTCCACCGGCCTTTGTTTGTTAGCGAGGCGAAGCTTAGCGCTTCAGCGCAGCCCAGAGACCGGTCACGGTCAGCGTGGCGAACGCCATCTTGAGCGCATCCCAGACCAGGAATGGCTGCACGGCTTTGGAGAAGGCGGAGGCGACGATATTGGTCTGGTCGACCCATGCGGCCTGGCCGGCCATGGCCACGAGCCAGGCAAAGCCGAAGGCGTAAAGCACGGCGGTCGCAACCAGCATGGCGCCGAACAGAGTAAATGGACGCCCCAGCGCGCCGCGATCGGCGGCATAGCCGGTGATGGCGGCCTGGGCGAGGAAGCCGAGGAGGAAGCCACCGGTCGGGCCGACAAGGTAGGCCGCGCCGCCACCCGCTGCAAAGACCGGCAGGCCCATCGCGCCTTCAAGAAGATAAGCGGCAACAGTCGCCACAGCCATGCGCATGCCGAAGGCCGCGGCAATCGCCGCAATGGCAAAGCTCTGCAGCGTGACAGGGACCGGCCATACCGGCACGTTGATCTTGGCGGCAGCGGTGATGAGCAGCGTGCCCAGCAAAACGGTTGCGGCATTGATCGCCAGCTTGGCGGCGTCGCCCTTGGGCTGGAACACGCCGAGCAGCGTGTTGGGCGTGGTCAAAGTGACGGCCATTTCATAACCTTCCATGCGAAAGATGCTCCGGCTCCCATCGGCGCCGGTTCGGTTCATCACGTTCATACTTTCTCGTTATCGTCGGCGCAATGGCAAGCACTCTCCAGTTCAACACGAGCTTCGATCCGCAAACTGGAACCCCGGTCCCCGTCGCGCCAGGCCTCGTCCGCATCACCGCCCCCAACGCGTCGCCCTATACTTTCACCGGCACCAACAGTTTCCTCCTCGGCCACGAGCGCCTGGCTCTGCTCGATCCGGGGCCCTCGGACCCTGCGCACATGTCGGCCCTTCTCGCCGCAATCGGCGGACGTGACGTTGCCGCCGTGATCCTCACCCACACCCATCGCGACCACTCGGCATCCGCCGCGGCGTGGAGCAAGGCGCTCAAGGCCCCGCTCTGGTTCGGCGGCCAGCATCGCCTCTCGCGACCCTTGCGCCGATTCGAAATCAACCCGATCCGCAGGTCCTGCGAGTGGGATCTGATCCCCGATCGCGTGCTGCTCGACGGTGAAACCTTTAAGGCTGGCGACCTCACCCTCACCGCCCACACGACGCCCGGCCACTGTGCCAATCACCTCGCCTTCGGCCTCACCGGCACCGATTTGTTGCTCACTGGCGACCATGTCATGGGCTGGAACTCCACGCTTGTTCCGGTGCCGGACGGCTCGATGGCCGATTACCTTGCCTCCCTGGACAAAGTCATCGCCCTCCCCTACCGCCGCTACGTGCCCGCACATGGAGGCGAGATCGAAGACGGGGTGGACTATGCCCAGGCGCTCAAGGCGCATCGGGAGTTGCGAAACCGGCAAGTGGTGGAAGCCGTAAGGGGCGGCGCCCGAACCATCGGCGCCGTGGTCAAGGCGATCTATCCGACGCAACCGCCGAAGGTCAGGATGGCAGCGCGCATGACCATCGCCGCGCATGTCGAGTATTTGGAAGAGCTGGGTAGTCTGCGGGTAAAGCGCGGTCTCCTGGGCACGCGACTGGAGCTCGTGTGATGCACCCACCTCTCCCTCTGGGGGAGAGGTCGACGCGCAGCGGCGGGTGAGGGGGCCTACCTGCACTACGGGGCTTCTAAAGGCCCCCTCACCCGTCTTGCTGCGCAAGCCGACCTCTCCCCCGAGGGAGAGGTGAAGAACTCAGTTCCGCTGGAACCCCACCCCACCCTCGCGCCCCGTCTGCCCTCTATGCCGCAGCATATGATCCGCCAAAACCAGCGCCATCATCGCCTCGCCAACCGGCACGGCCCTGATCCCAACGCACGGATCATGCCGTCCCTTGGTGATGATATCGGTATCCTCGTTGGCGCTGGTGACAGTCTGCCGCGAGGTCAGGATCGAGCTCGTCGGCTTGACCGCAAAGCGGCAAACGATGGGGTCGCCATTGGACACCCCGCCCAGAATACCGCCCGCATGGTTGGAGAGGAAATACGGCCGCTCCCCCCCCGCCCGCATCTGGTCGGCATTTTCGACGCCGGTGAGGCTCGCCGCTTCGAAACCCGTGCCAATCTCGACGCCCTTGACCGCATTGATGCTCATCATCGCCGAAGCCAAATCGGCGCTGAGCTTGCCATAGATCGGTGCGCCCCAGCCTGCCGGCACCCCTTCCGCCACCACCTCGATCACCGCGCCGACCGAATTGCCGTCTTTGCGCAGACCATCCAGATAATCGGCCCAAAGCTCGGCCGCCTTCGGGTCGGCGCAGAACATCGGGTTCTGGTCGACCTGGTCCCAGTCGAAATTATTGTAGTCGATCTTGTGCGGCCCCATCTGCACGAGGCTGGCGCGGATGTTCACGCCGGCCAGCACCTGCCGCGCCACAGCCCCCGCCGCCACGCGTGCCGCCGTTTCGCGCGCCGAGGTGCGGCCGCCGCCGCGATAATCGCGAATGCCGTATTTCTGGTCATAGGTGTAGTCGGCATGGCCGGGGCGATACTTGTCGCGAATATCGCCATAGTCTTTGGAGCGCTGATCGGTGTTCTCGATCATCAGCGAGATCGGCGTACCCGTCGTGCGCGGCCCGCCGGTGCGCTCGTCCTCGAAGACGCCGGAAAGAATCTTGACCTCGTCGGCCTCGCGGCGCTGCGTCGTATATCTGCTCTGGCCCGGCTTGCGGCGATCGAGGTCGCGCTGGATCATTTCGGGCGTCAGCAGGAGGCCCGGCGGGCAACCATCGACGACGACGCCCAGCGCGGGCCCATGACTTTCGCCCCAGGTGGTGAAGCGGAAAAGATGCCCGAACGTATTGAAAGACATGGCGCGGCCCCAGTTATGCGGCGGTTTTAGGGGGCCCGCCAATCGGGGTCAATGTTCCCTCACATTGATGTTTGGCAGGCGGCGCAACCTGACTAGGCCAATTCCATTAGCCGCAGCAGGAGGAACGCCATGACCGTCCAAATCGCCCTGCCGGACAGCGCTCTGGCATCGAGCCACGAAGGTGGCGGAGCAGCGCACGAAGTCACCCCCGACCTTGCCTACTTGCGCACCATGCTCGTCAACGTCGTCTTTCTAGGCGTGCGCAATGCCGGCCCCGGTGCCTGGGTGCTGATCGATGCCGGCATTATCGGCTCAGCCGGCGCCATCCGCAGCGCTGCGGAAGCGCGCTTCGGCAAGCATGCACCACCCGCTGCTATCTTCATGACGCATGGGCACTTCGATCATGTCGGCGCCTTGGAAGAGCTCAGCGACTATTGGGACGTACCGATCTACGCCCATGCCCTCGAGGCGCCTTATCTTACCGGCAAGGCCTCATACCCGCCCCCGGACACCAAGGCCGATGGCGGCATCATGCCAAAGCTTGCGCCGCTCTTTCCGCGCACGCCGATCGACGTTTCCGCGCGCCTGCGCGAACTGCCGCTGGACCACAGCCTGCCCTATGTGTCGGATTGGAAGTGGGTGCACACGCCGGGTCACACGCCGGGCCATGTGTCCTTCTGGAACGAGCGAACGCGCTGCATGATCGTGGGCGATGCCTTCATCACCACCGGCCAGGAATCGGCCTATGAAGTGGCGCGGCAGACGCTCGAAATGCACGGTCCCCCGCGCTATTTCACGCCCAACTGGCAGGCGGCAGCCCTGTCGGTGCGAACGCTCGCCGCTCTGCAGCCGGATCTCGTGATCACCGGCCATGGGCGTCCCGCGGCTGGGCCGCAGATGCGGACCGCACTTGAGCAGCTCGCAACCGAGTTCGAGACGATCGCGCTGCCCGAGCATCTGCAAGCTACCGAGTAGACCTCATCCTGAGCCCGTCGAAGCACGAGGTCGTGGCACGAATTAGGTGCCCGACCTCGTGGCACCACCAGTTCTCTAAAGTAGCTCGTCCCAAGTATTGGTCGCCGAGTGCAGCGTCATGCGGCCGCGGGTGAAATGCGCGATCACGCCCTGCGGCGGCGGCCAGTTGAGGACGTCGCCGCGCGGCGCGCCTTCCACCAGGTGCCGCAAGACGCGCAACACGCCGCCATGCGCGACAACCACGGAGTGGAGGGTGAGGACGCGCGCAAAGTCGATCAGGCGCTCTGACACATCCTCGTAATTCTCGCCGCCATCCGGGCGAAAACCCCAATAGCTCTCGTCGCGCTGACCCGGTGCCAGAGCCTGCGCATGCACCTCG includes:
- the ku gene encoding non-homologous end joining protein Ku; its protein translation is MPASRPIWKGQLRLSLVSIPVELFSAAKTGAKPSFNQIHEPTGKRVHYEKVVEGVGPVDADEIIKGFEYEKGEYVLLTDDEIDAVRLETRKTMELTQFVGACEIDPIYFDKSYFVVPTDELAEDAFRVIRDALRNSQKVGLGQLSMRGKEYLAAIKPSGTGLMLETLHYEDEIRKSDSFFSTISSKKAEPDLLEVATALIEKKTAPFDAGVFKDHYQNALHELIARKVKSKGKKITADKDDGPARPSGANVVDLMAALKESLEGGSSKKPTPSAKKPAAANDEAPPARRSTARKPAAKTAAAKTTAAKAPSKTAAKSTATTRKKAS
- a CDS encoding DNA topoisomerase IB; this encodes MRFAHQVFDRMRADEIGPAPTLAFSSDDSPGWHRVKRGKGVSYVDEDGNKPEEHDLARIRALAIPPAWSDVWICKDQCGHIQATGRDEKGRKQYRYHAEWTQLRSTNKFETLPAFAKVLPSLRAQVESDLRRRSLCFERVVASVVWLLDHSLIRVGNAAYARQNKSFGLTTLRTKHVDITGHKLHFQFKGKSGKQWNLHLADRRIANTLKSLQDIPGQHLFTYECDTGYSTISSRDVNDYLAAFAGPDFTAKHFRTWAGTVRAFGLFADTGVPETKTAQNRAMNAIIDQVAARLGNTRAVCRSAYIHPALGETWLKGELHRSGRLKPIEGLDEDEVETAAFLRKLDK
- a CDS encoding biotin transporter BioY codes for the protein MAVTLTTPNTLLGVFQPKGDAAKLAINAATVLLGTLLITAAAKINVPVWPVPVTLQSFAIAAIAAAFGMRMAVATVAAYLLEGAMGLPVFAAGGGAAYLVGPTGGFLLGFLAQAAITGYAADRGALGRPFTLFGAMLVATAVLYAFGFAWLVAMAGQAAWVDQTNIVASAFSKAVQPFLVWDALKMAFATLTVTGLWAALKR
- a CDS encoding MBL fold metallo-hydrolase; this translates as MASTLQFNTSFDPQTGTPVPVAPGLVRITAPNASPYTFTGTNSFLLGHERLALLDPGPSDPAHMSALLAAIGGRDVAAVILTHTHRDHSASAAAWSKALKAPLWFGGQHRLSRPLRRFEINPIRRSCEWDLIPDRVLLDGETFKAGDLTLTAHTTPGHCANHLAFGLTGTDLLLTGDHVMGWNSTLVPVPDGSMADYLASLDKVIALPYRRYVPAHGGEIEDGVDYAQALKAHRELRNRQVVEAVRGGARTIGAVVKAIYPTQPPKVRMAARMTIAAHVEYLEELGSLRVKRGLLGTRLELV
- the aroC gene encoding chorismate synthase; translated protein: MSFNTFGHLFRFTTWGESHGPALGVVVDGCPPGLLLTPEMIQRDLDRRKPGQSRYTTQRREADEVKILSGVFEDERTGGPRTTGTPISLMIENTDQRSKDYGDIRDKYRPGHADYTYDQKYGIRDYRGGGRTSARETAARVAAGAVARQVLAGVNIRASLVQMGPHKIDYNNFDWDQVDQNPMFCADPKAAELWADYLDGLRKDGNSVGAVIEVVAEGVPAGWGAPIYGKLSADLASAMMSINAVKGVEIGTGFEAASLTGVENADQMRAGGERPYFLSNHAGGILGGVSNGDPIVCRFAVKPTSSILTSRQTVTSANEDTDIITKGRHDPCVGIRAVPVGEAMMALVLADHMLRHRGQTGREGGVGFQRN
- a CDS encoding MBL fold metallo-hydrolase translates to MTVQIALPDSALASSHEGGGAAHEVTPDLAYLRTMLVNVVFLGVRNAGPGAWVLIDAGIIGSAGAIRSAAEARFGKHAPPAAIFMTHGHFDHVGALEELSDYWDVPIYAHALEAPYLTGKASYPPPDTKADGGIMPKLAPLFPRTPIDVSARLRELPLDHSLPYVSDWKWVHTPGHTPGHVSFWNERTRCMIVGDAFITTGQESAYEVARQTLEMHGPPRYFTPNWQAAALSVRTLAALQPDLVITGHGRPAAGPQMRTALEQLATEFETIALPEHLQATE